One part of the Bacillus sp. FJAT-45350 genome encodes these proteins:
- a CDS encoding nitrilase-related carbon-nitrogen hydrolase, translated as MIISAIQMKSEQGNILANYEKMESMVREAASNGAQIISLPELWSSGYHLTKEEFFRFSESKDGPTTSLGMKLAKELSVVLIIPFPELDNSKHKVYISCAVIDANGEVTGIHRKAFLWGNERERFSPGPFSFSVYNTSVARIGVLICYDIEFPEPARLLSLAGAELIVCPSVWSIEAEQRWQIQLPARALDNTCFVMGTNTVGEGACGRSMIVDPSGKILTEGSVTEEMIVTSQIEFDKIEEIRQRIPYLKDLPIELIPRGANILE; from the coding sequence GTGATAATTTCTGCTATACAAATGAAGTCTGAGCAAGGAAATATTTTAGCCAATTATGAAAAAATGGAGTCTATGGTGCGAGAAGCTGCATCTAACGGAGCCCAAATAATTTCATTACCTGAACTATGGAGCTCAGGCTATCATTTAACAAAGGAAGAATTTTTTCGTTTTTCGGAAAGTAAGGATGGACCGACTACCTCATTAGGTATGAAGTTAGCAAAGGAGTTAAGTGTTGTATTAATCATTCCTTTTCCTGAACTGGATAATTCCAAACATAAAGTATATATTTCGTGTGCCGTAATCGATGCAAATGGAGAGGTAACTGGCATTCATCGAAAGGCATTCCTTTGGGGAAATGAACGTGAACGGTTTTCACCTGGACCGTTCTCTTTTTCTGTTTATAACACATCCGTTGCGCGAATTGGCGTGTTAATTTGCTATGATATTGAGTTTCCAGAACCAGCACGATTATTAAGCTTGGCTGGTGCGGAACTAATTGTCTGTCCATCAGTATGGAGTATAGAGGCAGAACAAAGGTGGCAGATCCAGTTACCAGCTCGAGCTTTAGATAATACCTGTTTTGTAATGGGAACAAATACGGTCGGTGAGGGTGCTTGTGGGCGCAGTATGATTGTTGACCCTTCAGGTAAGATTCTAACGGAAGGATCTGTAACCGAAGAAATGATTGTAACATCACAAATAGAATTTGATAAGATAGAAGAAATCCGTCAAAGAATACCTTATTTAAAAGATTTACCAATTGAATTAATTCCTCGTGGAGCAAATATACTAGAATAA
- the gpsB gene encoding cell division regulator GpsB — protein MNSQVRLKTKDILEKEFKTALKGYNQEEVDKFLDLIIQDYEMFEKIVEQLEYQNQQLQKDMKKLSEKTTRQSPAPIAAGNTNYDILQRLSNLEKKVFGSKLYE, from the coding sequence ATGAATAGCCAAGTTCGATTAAAAACAAAAGACATATTAGAAAAAGAATTTAAAACAGCATTAAAAGGATACAATCAAGAAGAAGTAGATAAATTTTTAGATCTAATCATACAAGATTATGAGATGTTCGAAAAAATAGTTGAACAACTTGAGTATCAAAATCAACAATTACAAAAGGATATGAAAAAGTTATCAGAAAAAACAACCCGTCAAAGTCCAGCTCCTATTGCTGCAGGTAATACTAATTATGATATTTTACAACGTTTATCAAATTTAGAGAAAAAGGTGTTTGGTAGTAAGCTGTATGAGTAA